The DNA region AGAACAAGAGTGAGCTTAAGTTTATTCCTCAACAACCTAGTACAAAACTAGAATAAAAACCGAGCTTTCAATCATTGTGGTTGCAGTATCCTCTTTCCTATAATGTTCAACAGGAGATTCCACATATGTTGCTGTTTTATATCTCAAATAAGAATGGGATTTgtagaatagatcagaataaaTTGCGTTGTAGTTGTCTTATGCTGCAATTTGTTTTATACAATAGAAGGGAATTAGTACGAGAGCTGGTGATCTGTCCACATCAAAGCTACAATGTGAAAACAGCCACGGTTGACGAATTGTCTCTATCAAGCAACAATGTAAAACCAATTATATTGATGTGCGACAAGTTGGACGGAGCCATCCGATTATTGTCTTTTTGTTGTCCGGTAAAGTCAGCTTATGTGGCATCCACTAATGCATGGAAGCAAACAAGATAAGTGAACTAATCCATAGTGTTACACCATTTTTCAGGATAAAATATGGCATGATAGATTATAAGGGGTCAACAGACATCCACCAGTACATATAAAAAAAAATATCCTTGCTAAATGTGTGATCTTCAGGACAAGCAATTTATTCTGAATATGCTAATAAATAAAGGCTTACTTAGATGTCAGGATAATTTCATCAATCAGTTCATAGGATGCATCGTTTTCAACATTCAGACAAATCCTAAATATGCATACAAAGTGTGATTCATGCCAATGAGAGTCACTCAGAGTCTCTGTGAGACCAACATAACCTATCTATTAGTTTTCTCAGCTGACCTCCTGCTTTGCTGTTTCCATTTTCAGGTCTCGGCATACCCACCCTAATTTATTAGGAACAATACTGTTCCATTTTCCCAAACAAATTACAGTAATAGTGTTATGTTTAATGTTTGCCAATTCAAGAAACAAGATATGATGTTATCTGGGCATATATTTCTGGCATTTAAACTGGATTTTATAACGCAATACATTATGAGAAAAAAAACGATTACTTCAGAGTTGAAAGCACAGCTTACTTTCTGGTAGCCAACAAGACACAAATGAAAACTTAACTGCATAATATACATTTGCCTAGGCTGGTGAATAATCCCCAAGGGCTTCCTGAAGGTATAGGATAGGGCTGTAGATAAAAGGCGCAGTTTTCTTATAGACTTTTCTTTGTAAATTTTAACACAGAAAGGGCTTGTCAGAATCAGGAGAACTGAACTATAATGAACCCCACAAAAGGGTGCCCTTGTAAAAGGGAAGATGTACATTTAAGATAGGAAGGACTTGCGTCATGGAGGTACAGGGTTCCAATCAGCCTTCTCATACATAAGAAATATGGATAAGCTGCCGAGAAATTCCCTTCCCCAGACACCAGAATGTGCATTTCTGCCAGGTGGATAAGTTTCAGATGTTCATTTGCCTTTTTCTAACTAGTTGAGCAGCTCACTGAACCAATTACAAGGCTGTTTTCAGTGTACTGCAACTCAGAACTCAGAATTCATTTTACAGCGTATGGGCTATGATAACTTAAGTACTTAACTAGATGTCAATACACTTTGTAATTCTTGCTAAAATGTGGTTGCTACAATGCAGACAACTGGGACACACATAATACTCTCAGATAGACAACAATTTATAGAAAGCACATAAATAAAACATGCATGTGAGCCACATACTCATATGGATATAGTTACATCTTACAGGAACAAAAGGTGGCATTTCAAAGGATTTACACCTTCTCATCTATACTGACACACCACCACTCCTTGCTATATAGATAtatatcatatatatatatatatatatatatgtacagATACAAATGTTGTGGTTACATAAAAAGAAGTAAATTCGTATACAACACTTTTTACCTGGCTGAAAACTGAGAAACTGATATAGTGGCCTTGGAGGCAGAAGATGAACTAGAAGATGATGTTTCGCCTCGCACTCTACTTGTTGCATCAATAAAAGTGGGCCTTGTGGGCTGGAGCTCTGGATCATTTCTCGTCAACAACAACACAACTACTTCTGACATCATTGGCCTTGCAGCAACGGTAGATTGAGTGCAGAGAAGAGCTATCTCCATGATTTTTTTTACCTCTTCTGGCTTATATTCTTCTGGATTTAGTGATTCGTCCACCAAGGCCATTAGGTTGTCACTTTCATATAGCTTCCAGGCCTGTGCAACCACAGGGGATGATTAAAAGGGCATCTAGCATCATTAAGTGTCGGTACATAACAACAAATTAGTACATCTGATACATGATGGTCGTAGAACCATGAGCAATACTGCTATGGCTTTTTTTTGttaaataagaaaaaaataacTGGTCAAATTATCCAGGCCAGATCCTTATGAAGACTAATAATAAACACTACGATATGCAGTGCTGGAATTTCGTTCATTGGCTATTAAATCTTCAGAATAATGCATATAGTGAAACCCAACAAAGGAATGCTCATTTCACACAGCTAggaaaaaattaaaataaaattataaGCATAGATTACAGATTTATAAAATTGTGCATGAAAAACAAGAGATGACAGCAATATGGGGTAACGTATGCACCAATAAGAGGGAAGTTTTAGAACAATGATGGATACCCATTCGAGCAGGTACTGTGTTTCAGGCTCAAGCCGTGTATCATTGCTCTTCCGACCACTTAATATTTCCAAAACAACAACACCGAAGCTGTATGTGTCAACCTTCTCTGACAGTTGGCCATGGATTGCATATTCTGGAGCAGTGTAGCCCCTGTTCAATAGAAAAAATATAATTAAAAATAACTCAAGTGCCAATACCTAATGATATATTTGCTTGTTTAAACTTACAATGTTCCTGCGAATTTTGTGCTCAAATGACTATGATCATCAGGAAGGAGCCTCGCCAAGCCAAAATCAGCAATTTTTGCCTGAAACTCATCATCAAGAAGAACATTGCTAGATTTAATATCACGGTGTATGATACAGACATGAAACTCCTGATGAAGATAGGCAAGACCACGAGCCATGCCAACAATGATGTTAAATCGCTGcctcagctgtggcagaaccaacctgaattataccggctcaagtacgcgagtccaatcctgagggctccaacgtgcttcaaacggtataatcccttggcctgtcgggtaacgtcccgataaaccaccgatacacaggatcaaataaggctacctcacacgaaggtgagtccagagatacattcaccatcacattttacatcacagggaattacattacaagggtttccaaaagaggtacgataatttaaattcagagaaaagattacaaattgttaaaaactatggttattagcagcggaaaacatacgcgatgattaccatACGACGTTAAGACGAATgtaatgtcatgctaagcccgagcacgacatcgctcgatatcaccagtgctggccggggacgggtcccattccacggaccaaccttctgggagagcacagggccaaggcaagggaagagtagggtcttcaagacatcatctgcaaaacatataactagcaaggctgagtatactaatactcagcaaggcttacccgggattgggtatacttagcccataactagacttatgagagcttataatggttctgggtttagtttcagctgaaaagcaacaaagagtagatccttaacttcaagttttagctttcagattctagttaattatccatactaggtaggcacctataactaagcaagcatggtataatctttggtcaaacatcatctttggtaaccataatattgctcttgttactctatgtggaaaaggggataagcagtctcatttcatcgtgagaggcggacgattcctgaatcgaaattcaaccttgcaaggtaaacctaactcacacgcttggaacaccacagggtcgttccgaagcaaccgtttacctttcattccgactcgtggatcagatccaccacaagcgactgcaggaacatacgcacacccaatgtgtgcaggacatacgtctgtagcgcgactacaaaacccgtattcctggttgcccttgcaacacgtatttccccagtcgaaccaagtaaccaaaagaaccaaatacatgtggtgggaggtatgtccactcctcgggccgattggctactaggcttaccgcttacccataactcacggtatgtggctagtactttcaaacacttaacccgcacttccacacactgcgaccttatcagattcatcaacacagacggggtatcatctcaaccatgataccgcacagaactcccgtccggcatccttatagtgataacaggaatgtaatcattacgactcctatatcgcgcgagtgacaggaaatcacccgacttctaccggccttattagcagagcatctagtcgatatgacctcaagtgcaatacattggttcctaggatttatgcatctagggtttcaagcaattcctaagaacttaatgcatagaatacgtaaatagatatagattgcagtgtaataaaatagtaggttatgtccggggcttgcctttactggtgggtctgaagtcagtaagtcaacatcttccgaactttggttcggggcttcagttaatcccttggtgacgttcacttgatctttaggaacatccttcgtagactccgggggaaatctcgtaggtaccgttgccgaagtagtcgtatctacatgtaatgcaacattacattcaagcgtgcactcaaaactattttacttcacaacaaagttgtaatccaacactcatataacacactattcacataacaactaaaagatctgaactaaacctagacaaagctttaggggaacaactaactagaatcggctactcgttgaagattacaacagagccgattggaaacaaagggggtttagctgattgatgtgcttaggtcgtgcctaacagaggtgtgtctaatgcgcgatcttattgatctagggttgtgtactttggtttgtgtagccgattgataggtgcaccggtttcctgattgatcgataaaagcatcgattacttcagcagagggaggattcctaaagcagttggtgtcttaactgagatgtgcttaagtgttattttaggtaactaagtgtggttatatcgactcgagtacgtcagcacaactattgagtgacgtacagtcgatgggagtgtgattgaggatacatgactgatagatatagatagacgatctctcagtcgataaatcggctcatAGAGATGTGTGGAATggagataggaaaactaagattgatcggccgtgtttgaccgacatggaaaagcaaccaaaatcggcttgggtcagccGATGGCAAGAAGCATCGATTGACAGCGGATACATAGAAACATTCTAGGTTtaaggaaaacggatgctaagtggttgggttgataacttgATACTGAAGCATATCTGTCGaaacgtattagctaagcaaaagatgcacacggactaataAGGATCTATAtatgacaaggaacttaaggaagcAACAAACAAAacgaggataacgtcttaacggtaaggatatgagcacttcgtaggaaaggattaactagatatcgcatatctctacttaagacctaacttctatagcttactctttagTTATAAcataagcatacaatataaagcataatataacattcattccctaatatttgacctagaccacacatcaaagactttcacttaagatcacaacataaaacttataggttttgacttagggtttcaaacgaaactgattttacatttttatgaacttcctatgaaaatctatgaaatgtagaagttcatcgatttgaaataaagaaagttctggaaattttacagaaaacaccctagaactatctaaaacaaaacaatcaagtccctggtccgggaaaacaaataacTGGAAGATAATGATGATATTCCGGTGAAGGAATCGCCGGCACTAAGAAGATCTAGTAAAACAGGACAAACCTTGGGTAGCTTTGGTTATGAAAgagaatacgcggaaagtgaattcccgcggtgaaccaaattggcgacgagaagagctcgacggtgacgaagagtagtagttgctggatgtcgtggatcatgggacaagacgatggagccggatggGTTCGCTATATCGACTTCTCCACGAACCCTATGGTTTTCCCGCTCACGGGGTAAACTTCCTCTTctcacgcacatgcgatgccaaagcctggtcgaccgaacacctctgctcgccCAAGAAGAAACCTTCGCtgacctgactgctccggtgcgtgcactgccggcatacTTGCACAACCATTCGCAAGGCTGCCGCTCCCTGtctgcttccacaccatcggcctccaaTTTGCTTGCGCGTAGTTTGCtgcttgcatacgcacgcgcctgcagaaACGAGCCAAGTCGACCACTGGCAGAACACTTCGCTCGCTTccgcggacgtgctagtccaaatccgttcggaccttcgCCTTTGCTTCGTCGCCTTTCCTCCGGCTCGCCTTGCCATAACTGCCCCTCCGCCTCCTCAAGGATGAAGGGAGCttgccgtgcgtggctccttcgagctcgtcgCATCCGGTTACCGCCTCTGCTCCACTACTCCTCCCTCCGACTTGCCTCGCCAaactcgtagccgcatcactatctaTGGCCTCCGCCGTGTCACATCTGCACACGACCGAGTCGCGCGCATCCTTGACTCGCTCCCACTTCGCAGGCTCAgcttcacttctcccgcggctagcatttcgtcgaacaccttggctGCGTTCTCGGTACGGTCATCGCGTTCCCACATCTCGCGAATGACCCCAAGAGTTGCTTAGACGCGGCCGTGCTACTCCTCCGGATTCACCATGCCCGGCCATCCCGCGCCTTTCCAATGCTGCCTGTACGCCTAGCTCTCAGCACCGCACCTGTACACGCTACTGCTCCACTCCTGCACCACCGTGCAGTTGCTCTTCCGCTTCCTGCGGCGCGCCGACGCACCTCTCGCGCGCGCTCCGCCTCTGCGCACATgctgcgcgcctgcgcgcgctcgcctgcACTGCTAACTTCCGCTCGGGCGTTCCACCGCGCACGcgctgctccacccgcgcgcacgCAATTTCCCTGCACCTCGTCGCCGGTTGCTCCTGTTCCAGCGCTTGCCGCGCGCCTGCGCAGCTTGCTGCCTGCTGTGGCTGCCGCTCTGCCCTTGCACGCGCCGCCCGTTCGGCTTGCTCCacgcccagcgcctgctgccgcgccaGGAGCCGCGCCCGCTGGCCTGCGCCGCGCAGCGCCCGCGCCAACGCGCCTTCGCTCGCTCCTGAGCCTGCCACTCAGCGCTGCCCGCACGCCTGGCTGCTGCCGCTCGGGCTCGCCTACGCGCCGCGCCAAGCTGTCGCCTGGGCCCGCTCACTCTGGCTCCAGTCGCTTGCACCACCAGCGCCTCCCGCGCGCCACGCGCTGCTTGGGGCCGCCGGCCTCCGCGCCGCTTGCGCGCTGCCTGCGCCCagccccgcgcactgccgccgcccgcttcAGCGCTTCGCTTGCTGCTGCAGCTCGCCCCGCGAGCCACTCTGCCACTCGGGCCTGCCTGTTTGAgctgaggagagagaggggagaaagAGGCAGAGAACACGAGATGCGGCTGCCAGTGGAGAAAGGGAAGAAAGAGACGGCAGGGAACAGAtaaggcagagggagaagaaaaacagagaaggaagggaattggaacttcccaaggactgaAGCGCAaaattagaaaattgcagggacctatttgtaaagtaaaattttccatcaatcaaaaacccgaatgaagaaatacccaaaacaaaagttggagagtttttcaaactctacaacattgctttagggcccaagttcaaaaactcaaaacttatatttttacacgtgaatctttgtacaaaagtcggatttgaattgtttttatcctagaaatgtaattcataaaattttaggatctaaatgcaagcattcatGACACGTCATGCCAGTTGAGGGTTCCACGTTGCTCACCTGTGACGCAAAAATGAGACATTGCATAAAGCGCATGTCAGTAATGTTATGTTAGCCAATTGACTCTACTTGGACTATCAGCAAAGCAATTCTCAAAATAGACCCAAGAAATTGGAGTGGATTTACTCTAGCTATAGATGTCGACGTGGAATTCAGCTAAAACTAATGGAACCGTCAAGCATAATCAAATGGGCAGTAACACATGCATCAATAAAAAGAATTTTCTCATCATGTCATCAAGTGATCTGAAAAAACCTAAGAAAATAAAGTACCAAGCATTAAATCACTGAGAATCATAGGTTTGAGTAATATACCGAAGAGGAACTTGTCCAGGCTACCATTTGCCATGTATTCATAAACAAGTAGGAACTCAGAACCCTTCCGAGAACAACCAAGAAGCCGGACAAGATTCCGATGATGAACATTGCTGATCAACTTCACCTCACTTTCAAAATCAGCTTTGGCCCTGCTAGTTTCCATAACAACCAACCTTTTTACTGCAACTGTTTTTCCATTTTTCAGCACACCCTGTCAGAACGAAAAGCACTGCTtgtaatatttttttatttctaAGTTTTCTTGTTCCACAATCAGAAAATTAATGTAGAAGATTTGTTAGGTGACCAGTATACCTTGTATACATCTCCAAAACCTCCTTCTCCAAGTTTACTTTTCTCATTGAAATTATTGGTTGCAGCCTTAAGATCACGATAGTAGAAACTTGTTGGACCTTGTAATTCTGTTGCTCCAAGTATATCTCCTAAAAAAATTTTAGAGTCAGACAAGGAAAAATGCCAGAAAAAAATATAGTGTTTGATCGTTTTCCATTTGATTCTTTGCAGACAAATGTAATTAAAAATACAGAGATAaaacttttttttcctttttaaaCACAGGCTTGATTATACTTATGGATGTAAAACAAATATGAATGGATCATTGATAAACTCCATGACAtatcttttcaaaaaaaaagataaaCTCCAAGACATTTTATGCATAATAGATTGGAAACTACAGAAATCTGCAAGGTGCTAAGCTGTTGCGAGCAAAACATGGTAATGTCAATATTATAGTTAACTAAGATTAGTTTATTAATTTTGGTTTTGGTTTTACTGTGGTTCTATAATAGCAGCAAACAGTAAAGTGTAAGACATTGCTCAAGTCAATACAAAATGAAGCACAAAACAACTGAAGAATCAGAGTTTGCAAACAAAAGTGACCAATAATTTTGCTTCAGGGAGAAAATTTAAATTATGGAGGCTATGAAAACATGTCTACATATAGATATGTAAAGAAGAATAATCTGTTTCTATCCGTTATTGTAATAAACCAACTTCTTAAGCCACTATCTTTCATAAGATATGAATAGCCAACCAAGTTTAGTTGGCAAGTCTACCCATATAAACAGAAGGCTTGGCAATCCCACATTCCCAATACCATTGAAGATCATGTGACGCATGCCAATATCAATACTAGGATCATGATTTTCATGGCGTCGCCTAGGCGACAAGGCGCTCCCCTTGTTTTGGGCTAAGGCGTCGCCTTAGCCCACCTAGACGTCGCCTTAGCCCGCCTAGGCGGCTGGGCAGTGGTGACTCGCCACGCCTCGCCTTACCGCCATAAGAACCATGACTAGGATTGACAATCATTGGCGATAAAGCTAAACATGCTGCATGCAACACAGAGCGACAGGGGCATAGTATTGGGAAGCGTTCTCATGAAAGGAACTTTTGGCATGTGATGGTTTACTTGATTACCCCATAAGAGAATTTCATGACAAAAGGTTGAAATACTGAGTCTGATAAATGCTAAACTTCAGAACATTTACCTCTCCGAGGCTTTAGCTTTCTAGACCGGTGTATCAATAAGATTGTCAACAGCCCAACAAGAAACAGGAAGGCTACCCCTCCCAGAATGCCTCCTATGATGGCTCCTTTCCGGCTTGATTTCTTCCCTGCAAGCAATCATGCATTCAGAATTCAAAAAATTATTTCATTGATTCAGTTTGGGGACCTTGTCGTTACTTTCTATTCGAATCCTCATTACAAATTAACTTCAAGAAAAACACTCCCTTAAGCAAATAAACTGATCATAACTTGCTGAAAAATTGGAGGACACCAAACATCTCCTGACATTGGATTTCCTGAAATGTACAAATGTACGACAAAGAAAATCCAAGAGTACTGAAATAGAGTGCTGCTACTCCTATAAGCCCCATCACCAAAAAATTTAGACATGCACCACATCCACCATTATGACCAATCTGGATTAGGTGTCTAATTGATGTATATTTTTATTCGGGATGAAATACTCATTCAACAAAAGCAGTACAATTGATTTCAATAAGTAATCTACTGAATTGTTAATGTCAGAGTAGCAAATTTTGAACGAGAATGTAGATCAGCAATGACTCATTGGGAAATGGTTGCTTAATCCATAATGGTCGTGTAGTGAGAAACGTGGGGGGCACAAGCCACATGGCACGGTCTAACACTAAACTACAAAAACTTGTCGAAGTACTCCTACTTCACGCAGCAGCCATCATCCACAACATGGAAGCCTTCGTTAACAACCGAAGCAAAAACATGCAAACATAAGATCGTAACAAAGGTGGACTCACCGGAACGCAAGTATACGGCGAGGTCCACGGTCGCGTTCGCGGGGAAGAACGGCCTATCGGAGTATCTCATGAAGCAGCCGGCGTCCACGGCACGTCCATCGGAGTTGGGCGGGCACCCGTCGATGTTCCCCGCCGCCACCTTGAGGCACTGCGCGCAGCCGCCCTCCCCGACCGTCTCCACGCACTGCGCCGCCGCATACACGCCGCCcctcgcggccgccgcggcgaacCCCGGGGCGCGAGGCACGGCCGCCGCGAGGTCGGCCaccagcgcccgcgccgcgtCCGCGAAGCCGCCGGCGCCCACGGCGGACCCGTTGCAGACCTGCGTGTTGCCCGGGAGCGTGGACTGGTCGAAGAAGGCGGCGCTCTCGTAGCGGAGCACGCAGCCGTCGAGGATGGCGCGCCCGCCGTTGGCGGCGCCGCACCCggcgcggaggcgcgcggcggcggcgtcgaagCAGGCGACGCAGTCGCGGCCCGCGACGTAGGGGCGGCACTGCGCCATGGCGAacgccggggcggcggcgcgcggctccgCGGCGGTGGCGaagccgccgacgccgccggcccccgcggCGGAGAGGTTGGTGCGGAGGCCGGCGAACGTGGAGTTGAGGGCGGCGAGGAAGGCGCTCGCGGGCGTGGCGTTGTACTGGCTGCACCCCAGGTTGAGCAGCGTGGCCTGCGGGTCGGCGAAGGTGACGGGGGCCCACGCGGAGGCGGCTACCAGGGCTAGAGCCTGCAGGAACAGGAAGCGAGCCATGCGGCGGCGCATCGAGGTCTGGGGGAGCGGTGGTAATGCACGGGGAGGGGAGGAGATGAGGCGAGAAGGCACCGTCGCCGTTGAGGTTTGGGGTTTGGCCCGCCGCgcgcggcgaggcgaggcgaggcgaggcgcggGCGTGGCGTTGTGGGGTACTGCTAGTGATGGGGATTGGGTTGTGTGGAGGTGTGCTGCGGAAGGAGTTGCTGATCCCAGGTGATTGGTTCGAGGTGGTTTAAATAACGGAGGGCCAGATGGTGGGGACACGGCATATCCTGCGTTCCAGCTGCAGGTCGCCGTGGAATTCTTCTGTTGTCGCTTCTGAGCAGATACTCTCCAGGTCCCGCTGCAAATTTGAATAGCGTGCATAGGATAATTTCTGAAGCCCTCAACTATAAGGCTCGCTTAAAATTTCTGAGTTCGAAAATGAACTTCGCTCCTGTTCAGTGACAGCCTGAGCCTAGGGATGACAACGAGGCATCCTCGCGGCACAATGCTAATGATGTATGTACTATGTAGTATATTAGTCCCTCTTTTTTAAGAAATAAAACGTACTAAAATTTCAATCATAAAATTCCTCTTTTGTCAATGCCGTATATGAAATGATACAAATCGACCGGTATAGCTTTTATACACTGGACATTGCGTGGTCATCTATAGTTAATCGATTGAGGCGGAGTAAATATGTCTGTCTCCACATCAACTTATCTCTCCATCACCGTCCACAACCGGTCCAGATGTTCCCTTCTCTCTCTTCGTTTCTTTCTTCTTGCTCTGTTTCTTCCTCGCGCAGCCACCCACACCCCGACGCCTGACCTCGACCCCGCCACCAGCGCCTCCCTCTGGGGAGTTGACCTTGCTGTTTATAGAACTCGCGGGCTCGTCGGGTGTGGCACGGGTAGTCAACGTTGATAATGCATACTGCCTTAAAGTCGTCTGGAGTTAAGTCAGGAATGCAGGCATTATTTTGACATAATTAAGGACGGCGAGACGACGGACGGGGCAATAATCTCGGCCTATCATTGGCCCAACTCATGGCAAACATAAAACTTTGGGTGTGGATCTAGATCGTTGACGCGCGGGGGAGGCGGCATGTGGAACCGACCGATCCGAGGGCATGCCCAGGCGGCCCAGCGCAGGGCGCGAGAGCGACGCGGCACACCACCATGGGAACGTGCAAACAAAATCCCCGTGGGCGAACAGAGCGACGCGGGACCTGGGAGAGATTAGAGACTGTTTAGCCGCCGGTCCCCCGCCCGTCTCCGCCGCCCGGTCTCCCTCGCTGGCGCGGACTGCACGTACGGTTGCGCTTGCGCTGCTGTGCCGAGGAAACTCTATTCACACGCTTGCATTCGGTGGGTGACTGCACGAATGGCCGAGACCGAGACGAGACCCCAGGTGCTCATCAGAAGTCTGCTCCTCCACGTTGCACGTTCATGCTTTGTGCGTTGTGGCTTTGACGCAACAATAGTGTATTGTTTCTGGATATCATCAGTAGTAACATGGTCGCGTAACAAACCGGAACGTTTGAAATAAAGCCGTTTGGCAGGGAGAGTTTGAAAGTGCGTGCCTGGTTCCCTTCACGAATACGGGGCTACCGCGCCTACCTGGGCACCAGTCGAGCTTCTTGAAAAGTTGCAAAGCATGCACACAGGTAGAAAGAGGACTATCTGACTGGCTTTGTTAATAAGGTTGACCGTGTGCACAGTCGTACAAGTAATGACTGTTTTCCAAACCCGTGCGCTTCCACGCCAAACGAAACAACAATGATCC from Panicum hallii strain FIL2 chromosome 9, PHallii_v3.1, whole genome shotgun sequence includes:
- the LOC112877932 gene encoding cold-responsive protein kinase 1-like, which encodes MRRRMARFLFLQALALVAASAWAPVTFADPQATLLNLGCSQYNATPASAFLAALNSTFAGLRTNLSAAGAGGVGGFATAAEPRAAAPAFAMAQCRPYVAGRDCVACFDAAAARLRAGCGAANGGRAILDGCVLRYESAAFFDQSTLPGNTQVCNGSAVGAGGFADAARALVADLAAAVPRAPGFAAAAARGGVYAAAQCVETVGEGGCAQCLKVAAGNIDGCPPNSDGRAVDAGCFMRYSDRPFFPANATVDLAVYLRSGKKSSRKGAIIGGILGGVAFLFLVGLLTILLIHRSRKLKPRRGDILGATELQGPTSFYYRDLKAATNNFNEKSKLGEGGFGDVYKGVLKNGKTVAVKRLVVMETSRAKADFESEVKLISNVHHRNLVRLLGCSRKGSEFLLVYEYMANGSLDKFLFGEQRGTLNWRQRFNIIVGMARGLAYLHQEFHVCIIHRDIKSSNVLLDDEFQAKIADFGLARLLPDDHSHLSTKFAGTLGYTAPEYAIHGQLSEKVDTYSFGVVVLEILSGRKSNDTRLEPETQYLLEWAWKLYESDNLMALVDESLNPEEYKPEEVKKIMEIALLCTQSTVAARPMMSEVVVLLLTRNDPELQPTRPTFIDATSRVRGETSSSSSSSASKATISVSQFSASIERNCSFW